Proteins encoded within one genomic window of Jiangella mangrovi:
- a CDS encoding ABC transporter substrate-binding protein, with translation MTPTEEDGMMWRRPLGTLAVIGLVAAGCSGDDGDSADSEGGGSITFWTVYDTADRIAIMEDVLADFTAESGIEVELVGVSAPDLSQAMVSAAAAGDLPDVVVHGVELAAGWVDEGILDSAAASEMIDALGAGTFNESALDLIRVEDAEGEYATVPSDGWGQMIFYRTDLFEAAGLEEPSTYEAALTAAETLNGQDGVSGFALGSTGGDGFTMQVFEHVALANDCQLVDDEGEVTLDSPECEEAIQFYVDLAQYAPTGAGDVDTTRANYLAGQTAMTSWSPHLLDELAGLFADTPLTCAECANDQQWLVDRTTILPLFQGPSGDEPTQFGLTINLGITASADLEPSKELVRYLLGDGYMGFLSISPEGRFPMRNGSSADDTTYVDGWTDLPVGTGSQQLSVGELYGDEAVQTITEGATGFERWGFPQGQGALVTAMYGDLELTNILRDALDGTITPAEAAAQMDESATQLQSELG, from the coding sequence ATGACTCCCACCGAGGAGGACGGCATGATGTGGCGACGACCTCTGGGCACACTCGCGGTGATCGGCCTGGTCGCTGCGGGGTGTTCCGGCGACGACGGCGACAGCGCCGACTCCGAGGGGGGCGGCAGCATCACCTTCTGGACGGTCTACGACACCGCCGACCGGATCGCCATCATGGAGGACGTGCTCGCCGACTTCACCGCGGAGTCCGGCATCGAGGTCGAGCTGGTCGGCGTCAGCGCGCCGGACCTGTCGCAGGCCATGGTCTCGGCCGCCGCGGCCGGCGACCTCCCCGACGTCGTGGTGCACGGCGTCGAGCTGGCCGCCGGCTGGGTCGACGAGGGCATCCTCGACTCCGCCGCCGCCAGCGAGATGATCGACGCGCTGGGCGCCGGCACGTTCAACGAGAGCGCACTGGACCTCATCCGGGTCGAGGACGCCGAGGGCGAGTACGCCACCGTCCCGTCCGACGGCTGGGGCCAGATGATCTTCTACCGCACCGACCTGTTCGAGGCCGCCGGGCTGGAGGAGCCGTCCACCTACGAGGCGGCGCTCACCGCCGCCGAGACGCTCAACGGACAGGACGGCGTCTCCGGCTTCGCCCTCGGCAGCACCGGCGGCGACGGCTTCACCATGCAGGTCTTCGAGCACGTCGCGCTGGCCAACGACTGCCAGCTGGTCGACGACGAGGGCGAGGTGACGCTGGACAGCCCCGAGTGCGAGGAGGCGATCCAGTTCTACGTCGACCTCGCGCAGTACGCCCCCACCGGCGCCGGCGACGTCGACACCACGCGGGCCAACTACCTGGCCGGGCAGACCGCGATGACGTCGTGGTCGCCGCACCTGCTGGACGAGCTGGCCGGCCTGTTCGCCGACACCCCGCTGACCTGCGCCGAGTGCGCCAATGACCAGCAGTGGCTGGTCGACCGCACCACGATCCTGCCGCTGTTCCAGGGACCGTCGGGCGACGAGCCCACCCAGTTCGGGCTGACCATCAACCTCGGCATCACCGCGTCGGCCGACCTCGAGCCGTCGAAGGAGCTGGTGCGCTACCTGCTGGGCGACGGCTACATGGGGTTCCTGTCCATCTCGCCCGAGGGCCGGTTCCCGATGCGCAACGGCTCGTCGGCCGACGACACCACCTACGTCGACGGCTGGACCGACCTCCCCGTCGGCACCGGGTCGCAGCAGCTCTCCGTCGGCGAGCTGTACGGCGACGAGGCGGTGCAGACCATCACCGAGGGCGCCACCGGGTTCGAGCGCTGGGGGTTTCCGCAGGGCCAGGGCGCGCTGGTCACCGCGATGTACGGCGACCTCGAGCTGACCAACATCCTGCGTGACGCCCTGGACGGCA
- a CDS encoding AsnC family transcriptional regulator — translation MTSLKVDDLDRLVIAALLAHPRATHATIGQAVRSSEATVSRRLMRLRRAGAVRVVGALDSQISHRARSVFVRLRCAPGAADELALPLAQWNETGSVKVLTGSVDCVAEIAYTSNEHLYALMMHRLPQFDGVMATFSNQVIRRFSTPHGWNPGLLPEDAVAGLRADRRDRWSERREPDEAAPMTELDEQIVGELIGDGRMSWQELAARCGVTPSTARRRTEALMTRGVLRMRTVVEPEVLGLTVNAFVWLTINPTKIGLAGEILARHRNVVMIAATTGDRNLCGEIAVASDSALYEFLSETVGHLPGLIHADVAVALRTVKRAGMIAPELLTAVGQP, via the coding sequence GTGACATCGCTGAAGGTCGACGACCTCGACCGGCTCGTCATCGCCGCGCTGCTCGCGCATCCCCGCGCGACGCACGCGACCATCGGCCAGGCGGTCCGCAGCTCCGAGGCGACGGTGTCGAGGCGGCTCATGCGGCTGCGGCGGGCCGGCGCCGTCCGCGTCGTCGGCGCCCTCGACTCGCAGATCAGCCACCGGGCGCGGTCGGTGTTCGTGCGGCTGCGGTGCGCGCCGGGCGCCGCCGACGAGCTGGCGCTGCCGCTGGCACAGTGGAACGAGACGGGGTCGGTGAAGGTGCTGACCGGCAGCGTCGACTGCGTCGCGGAGATCGCCTACACCTCCAACGAGCACCTGTACGCGCTGATGATGCACCGGCTGCCGCAGTTCGACGGGGTCATGGCCACGTTCAGCAACCAGGTGATCCGCCGCTTCTCCACACCGCACGGCTGGAACCCGGGACTCCTGCCCGAGGACGCCGTCGCCGGGCTGCGGGCGGACCGCCGCGACCGGTGGAGCGAGCGCCGCGAGCCCGACGAGGCCGCGCCCATGACCGAGCTGGACGAGCAGATCGTCGGCGAGCTCATCGGCGACGGCCGCATGAGCTGGCAGGAGCTCGCGGCCCGGTGCGGCGTCACGCCCAGCACCGCGCGCCGGCGCACCGAGGCGCTGATGACGCGCGGTGTGCTGCGCATGCGCACCGTCGTCGAGCCGGAGGTGCTGGGCCTGACGGTGAACGCCTTCGTCTGGCTCACCATCAACCCGACGAAAATCGGCCTCGCCGGTGAGATCCTGGCCCGGCACCGCAACGTCGTGATGATCGCGGCCACGACCGGCGACCGGAACCTGTGCGGCGAGATCGCCGTCGCGAGCGACAGCGCACTCTACGAGTTCCTCTCAGAAACCGTCGGTCACCTGCCCGGACTCATCCACGCCGACGTCGCGGTGGCGCTGCGCACCGTCAAGCGGGCCGGCATGATCGCGCCCGAACTGCTGACGGCCGTCGGGCAACCGTAG